In Pseudomonas grandcourensis, the DNA window GAGGCATCGTTGGACGCCGAGCCGTCCACGCCCAAGCCCAGCAAGGCACCTGCATCGGTCAACTCGATGCTCGGGCAGATGCCCGAGGCCAGGCGCATGTTCGAACTCGGGCAATGACAAATACCGGTGCCGGCGGCGCCGAGGCGGGCGATTTCGTCCGGGTTGAAATGGATGCCATGGGCCAGCCAGGTACGTGGGCCGAGCCAGCCGACACTGTCCAGATAGTCCACGGTGCGCAGGCCGAAGCGTTGCAGGCAGAAATCCTCTTCGTCGAGGGTTTCTGCCAGGTGGGTGTGCAGGCGCACGTCGAGTTTGTTCGCCAACTCGGCACTGGCCGACATGATTTCCGGGGTCACCGAGAACGGCGAGCACGGTGCCAGGGCGATCTGGATTTGTGCGCCGTCACCGCGTTCGTGGTACTCGGCGATCAGTCGCTGGCTGTCGGCGAGAATCACTTCGCCTTCCTGCACGGTCTGTTGCGGCGGAAGGCCACCGTCCTTTTCGCCGAGGCTCATGGAACCGCGGGTGAGCATGGCGCGCATGCCCAGTTCACGAACGCTTTCGACTTGAACGTCGATCGCGTTTTCCAGACCTTCCGGGAACAGGTAGTGATGGTCAGCCGCGGTAGTGCAACCGGACAGCAGCAACTCCGCTAAGGCGACCTTGGTGGCGAGGGCGAGTTTTTCCGGGGTCAGGCGTGCCCAGACCGGATACAGGGTTTTCAGCCACGGGAACAGCGGCTGATTGACCACCGGCGCCCAAGCGCGGGTGAGGGTTTGATAGAAGTGGTGATGGGTGTTGATCAGGCCCGGCAGGATCACATGCTCGCGGGCATCGAACACTTCATTGCACGGTGCGGACGGTTGTTGACCGGCGCCGAGTACTTCGACGATCAAACCGTCTTGCAGCACCAGGCCGCCACGGGCATCGAGACCGTTGGAGGTGAAAATGGCGAGGGGATTTTTTAACCAGGTACGGGTCGCAGGCATGTTGGCCGGCTCCTCTGAAAGTTGGGTTCAGGGTTGCCAGCTCAGTGTTTCCCTGTCTGCTGATCCAGGTTCGCCGGGGAGGCGAGGTGCGAAGTGTCGATCAAAACGCTCTGGCGGGCAAGCCCGACCCGACCAGACGAAGAGTAACCCCTGTAGGAGCGTGGCGTTTACCAGGGAATGGTTTCACCCCGGTAATTGATGAAGTGATGTCCGCCCTTGCCGACATACGCATTCACCTGATCGACCAGGCCACGGGTGCTGGTTTCCACATCGATGTCCGCGCCTTCACCACCCATGTCGGTTTTCACCCAGCCCGGGTGCAGCGACAGCACGGTGAGACTGGTTTCGCCCAACTGAGTGACGAAGCTGCTGGTCATGGAATTCAGCGCCGCCTTGCTGGCCTTGTACAGGGCCAGTTCCGGCGCATCGGGCATGGTCACGCTGCCCAATACCGAACTCATGAACGCCAGCACGCCGGTGTCCGGTCGCAGTTGCTCGACAAAACGCTCGGCAAGGTTGATCGGCGCCACGGCGTTGGTGAAAAACAGCTGGCCGACCTCGGCCATTGTCGCGCCGCCGTTCGGCGTCTGGACCTCCGGCCCCTTGACTCCGGCATTGACGAACAACAGATCGAACACTTCACCTTTGAGCTGTTGGTTCAAGGCGATCACCGCCTGCTGATCGTCCATGTCGAGCTTTTCGATCCGCACCTTGCCCTGAGCCTGCAAGGCTTCGGCTTTTTGCGGATCGCGCACGGTGGCGGTGATTTGCCAGCCATCGGCCAGCAGGGTTTTCACCAGCCCGAGGCCAAGCCCCCGGGAGGCGCCGATGATGAGTGCGGTTTTTGCCTTGGACATGAGTGGCTTCCTTGAAAGTTCAGGATCGTGGATTCAATGGACACTGTTGCCCGAGCCGTTGTTGCAACTCCTCGCGCAGCGCGCCGAGTTCGGCCATGCGGGCTTCGATCAGTTTGAGTTTGTCTTGCAGCAGTTGCGTGACGGCGCTGTCCGGATCGGGTGACTGCCAGATTGTAGCGACGCTGTTGCCGATCTCGCCAAGGGTAAAGCCCAGTCGTTGAGCGGTCTTGATGTACTGCACCAATTGCACCATGTCTGGCGGGTAGTCGCGATACCCGTTGGCGCTACGTTGCGCCGCAATCAACCCGCGCTGCTCGTAAAAGCGCAGCGTGTCGCGGCTGACGGCGCTGGCCTGGGCTAATTCACCGATGCGCATCATGACGTCTCGAGGGGGCTTGACCCTGGAGCATACTCCAGGCTTTAGCCTTGTTGCTCCCTGAATTGATGGAGCAATGTCGATGTGGACTACAGCGCAATATCGCCGGTTGGTGCAAGGCAGTGCCTGGTATGACCTGATCGTGACGGTCGCGTTTGTCACACCGTGGAGTTTTGCCGCGTTGCATGGGCTTTTGACGGGGTTGAGTCGGGCGTTGAGTTTGCCTGGCGAGCTGCCAGCGTTCGAACCGGTGCACATGTTGATGGCGAATCTGCTGGGGTCGATTGTCTGCGTATGGTCGGTGCTGCGGATTCGTGATCCGCAGCAGGTTTATGGGCGGTATGACGCCGTGGCCAGATTCCTGTTCTCGGCCTGGCAGGGTTATGCCCTGATCCATGGCGCGAGTTCGCTGCTGGTGGGTTTTCTGGTGTTTGAATTGGCGTGGGGCATTGCTCAAGTGTTGCCTGTTCGGACGCCATCGCGAGCAAGCTCGCTCCCACAGGGTTTGCGCCAGACCCATTAATTGCGGCGGACACAGTTATGTGGGAGCGGGCTTGCTCGCGATGAGGCCAGACCAGTCAACCACTAATGCCCAGCCTGCCACGGCTGCCCCAACGACACCGGCGCATACAACCGTGTCCGCAGCGCATCCCGTGACAGCAGCACCAGCACCACAATGGTCGCGACATACGGCAACATCGCCAGCAGAC includes these proteins:
- a CDS encoding MerR family transcriptional regulator: MRIGELAQASAVSRDTLRFYEQRGLIAAQRSANGYRDYPPDMVQLVQYIKTAQRLGFTLGEIGNSVATIWQSPDPDSAVTQLLQDKLKLIEARMAELGALREELQQRLGQQCPLNPRS
- a CDS encoding 8-oxoguanine deaminase, yielding MPATRTWLKNPLAIFTSNGLDARGGLVLQDGLIVEVLGAGQQPSAPCNEVFDAREHVILPGLINTHHHFYQTLTRAWAPVVNQPLFPWLKTLYPVWARLTPEKLALATKVALAELLLSGCTTAADHHYLFPEGLENAIDVQVESVRELGMRAMLTRGSMSLGEKDGGLPPQQTVQEGEVILADSQRLIAEYHERGDGAQIQIALAPCSPFSVTPEIMSASAELANKLDVRLHTHLAETLDEEDFCLQRFGLRTVDYLDSVGWLGPRTWLAHGIHFNPDEIARLGAAGTGICHCPSSNMRLASGICPSIELTDAGALLGLGVDGSASNDASNMMLEARQALYIQRLRYGAEKITPERVLGWATKGSASLLGRTDIGELAVGKQADLAMFKLDELRFSGSHDPVSALLLCGADRADRVMVGGKWRVIDGQVEGLDLKRLIADHSQAARQLIAGT
- a CDS encoding SDR family oxidoreductase; its protein translation is MSKAKTALIIGASRGLGLGLVKTLLADGWQITATVRDPQKAEALQAQGKVRIEKLDMDDQQAVIALNQQLKGEVFDLLFVNAGVKGPEVQTPNGGATMAEVGQLFFTNAVAPINLAERFVEQLRPDTGVLAFMSSVLGSVTMPDAPELALYKASKAALNSMTSSFVTQLGETSLTVLSLHPGWVKTDMGGEGADIDVETSTRGLVDQVNAYVGKGGHHFINYRGETIPW